Proteins co-encoded in one Tachysurus fulvidraco isolate hzauxx_2018 chromosome 17, HZAU_PFXX_2.0, whole genome shotgun sequence genomic window:
- the LOC113635723 gene encoding myosin-3 isoform X2: MEFSADIETHLLGAVPDLDRDNYKLKSSDVVPETDSGIISVQLLEFKTSLLEAVEELYIHRDAETRHEAQVCKLVLEKQELEWQKESLQNQISRMTNERSESLTAVRKQAQIQGIEEEKGKHQLSAELKDKEISSLKEELKSLQLSKYSSEKKLSELEQKVQLQSQVRDSHLNQLGEVEKRFRTISRQCAVVRQVHEKLEQNVEEAMRINEKIVSINKKQESTIAALKKDVERLNSELVKSKVVSICRSGDKSAYCLLKAQELQELKHRLTVETELNKKMRNEIAVERAEKKELMHTLQHAQELLQTQTQAVSRTEQQLHIHTEEYQVLKREHEMVREMSKEKEDRLVRLIDDYKRTKTILEEEIETLHAKMQADQEELKAVKKSCDHLHEKHQQRSSLLVHQAREIHGLEKDDSDIQTNSPTSLNCDIDVDRDTSLDGEACQASPRNNCEHMRHCKEDEDIPDERTAECQEAAIGGENDEVNVRSQMDRTTLALLPSEGLEALAPDQSETSERVGGTDVTNQQIDPAVKQEAGVRESAPVLRVFANGSPSDTVQSYTEICLAKLSEPQTRSVYGVASDPVTSEPRVMLAEMNLCVYERQECQTPDKHTSETSQDGDLKGVELQFVAPEINKAPCALTNSDSKPRIEEAVIFVEDSKEPGHADNRSPTNYGQSGVATSSPQQSIIPQESEVSHEELSLILTTASISDTSFSQLQGSPDILEDMDNHTSVTKAKCISESKSNAVSYPAESSSQSTVFIMANIAEDQDGNKTDDVCTSALSAQSNVQNAEASPDPQISNTQNDPVFSEEANDAEVQISGIEPDNNDGSHRCGSSRVLDAPLKETTDAQMNGPQSAATLQTNKPLAPLRVFISEQKSVLPSGFQDLLRSLRVPDFPKSTLKKRGRPLDKAHVSDVHPDRKNNHCREWNAIKETFSEISAEKESRIPISFGSAQPGSPAACSVGNGLRQNCTVTPPPRLHSLGKVSLPVCEDRTPTLLEKEDLQTSDIRSQIAKIEQLLSSEGHRPQKRCRVDEF; encoded by the exons atggagtttagcgctgacatTGAAACGCATCTTCTCGGGGCTGTG CCTGACCTGGATCGTGATAACTACAAACTGAAGTCGTCAGACGTTGTACCCGAAACGGACAGTGGAATAATTTCAGTACAGCTTCTTGAATTTAAGACGAGCCTCCTGGAAGCAGTGGAGGAACTGTACATTCACAGG GATGCTGAGACACGTCACGAGGCTCAGGTCTGTAAACTCGTCCTGGAGAAGCAAGAACTAGAGTGGCAGAAG GAGTCTTTACAAAATCAAATCAGCAGGATGACAAACGAACGATCCGAATCCCTCACTGCTGTTAGAAAGCAG GCTCAGATTCAAGgaatagaagaagaaaag GGGAAACACCAACTGAGTGCTGAATTAAAGGACAAAGAGATTAGCAGCCTAAAGGAAGAGTTGAAGTCGCTGCAG TTGTCCAAGTACAGTTCGGAGAAGAAATTAAGCGAGCTG GAGCAGAAGGTGCAGCTGCAGTCTCAGGTGAGGGACAGCCATCTGAATCAGCTGGGAGAGGTGGAGAAGCGTTTTAGGACGATATCAAGGCAGTGTGCCGTGGTCAGACAGGTGCATGAGAAACTGGAGCAGAACG TCGAGGAGGCAATGCGGATTAACGAGAAAATTGTGTCCatcaacaaaaaacaagaatctACAATTGCTGCCCTGAAAAAG GATGTGGAGAGGCTAAACAGTGAGCTGGTAAAAAGCAAAGTCGTGTCCATCTGCAGATCCGGAGACAAAAGTGCTTATTGCCTCCTGAAAGCCCAGGAACTGCAGGAGCTTAAACACAGGCTGACTGTg GAGACTGAACTGAATAAGAAGATGAGAAATGAAATTGCTGTAGAAAGAGCAGAGAAGAAG gagctTATGCACACCCTCCAACATGCACAGGAGCTGCTACAGACCCAGACGCAGGCTGTGAGCCGAACTGAGcaacagctccacatacacacagaggagtACCAG GTCCTTAAACGAGAACATGAAATGGTCCGAGAGATGAGTAAAGAAAAAGAGGACAGACTTGTGCGCTTGATCGACGACTACAAACGTACCAAAACGATTTTGGAAGAAGAG ATAGAGACTCTTCATGCAAAGATGCAGGCAGACCAGGAAGAGCTGAAAGCTGTTAAAAAGTCATGTGATCATCTTCATGAGAAACACCAACAACGATCCTCTCTTCTGGTACATCAAGCAAGAGAAATTCATGGCTTGGAG aagGATGACTCTGACATCCAAACAAATTCTCCTACCAGCTTAAACTGTGATATTGATGTAGACAGGGACACGTCTTTAGATGGAGAAGCCTGTCAAGCCAGTCCTCGGAATAACTGTGAGCATATGAGGCATTGCAAAGAAGATGAAGACATTCCAG ATGAAAGGACTGCTGAGTGTCAAGAAGCGGCAATAGGCGGAGAAAACGATGAGGTTAATGTTCGTTCACAGATGGATCGAACAACTCTGGCGCTTCTGCCTTCAGAAGGCCTTGAGGCTTTGGCTCCAGATCAGTCAGAGACAAGTGAGAGAGTCGGTGGAACTGATGTGACAAATCAGCAGATAGATCCAGCTGTCAAACAAGAAGCTGGCGTCCGTGAAAGCGCCCCAGTGCTCAGAGTGTTTGCTAATGGTTCCCCTTCAGACACAGTGCAAAGTTATACAGAAATCTGTCTCGCTAAGCTATCAGAACCCCAAACCAGGTCTGTTTATGGTGTGGCCAGTGACCCGGTGACGTCTGAACCCAGGGTTATGCTAGCGGAGATGAATCTGTGTGTCTATGAAAGACAAGAGTGCCAGACACCAGATAAACACACATCCGAGACATCTCAGGACGGTGACTTGAAAGGAGTCGAGCTTCAATTTGTAGCACCTGAGATAAATAAGGCTCCCTGTGCCTTAACAAATAGTGATAGTAAACCTCGCATTGAAGAAGCAGTCATTTTTGTGGAAGACAGTAAAGAACCAGGACATGCAGATAACAGGAGTCCTACAAATTACGGACAATCAGGCGTAGCGACTTCAAGTCCACAGCAGAGCATCATTCCTCAAGAGTCAGAAGTTTCTCATGAAGAACTTTCTCTAATACTAACCACTGCCTCCATTTCTGACACATCCTTTAGTCAATTACAAGGAAGTCCTGACATTTTGGAAGATATGGACAACCACACCAGCGTCACTAAGGCAAAATGTATCTCAGAATCCAAGTCGAATGCCGTTTCCTATCCTGCCGAATCTTCCTCTCAGAGCACTGTGTTTATCATGGCTAACATTGCAGAAGATCAAGATGGAAATAAAACAGACGATGTCTGTACTTCTGCTTTATCTGCGCAGAGCAACGTGCAAAATGCAGAAGCATCTCCAGATCCACagatctcaaacacacagaatgaTCCTGTGTTCAGCGAAGAAGCAAATGATGCAGAAGTGCAAATTAGTGGCATAGAACCTGATAACAATGATGGAAGCCATAGATGTGGGTCATCTCGTGTGTTGGACGCGCCTTTGAAAGAAACAACGGATGCACAAATGAATGGTCCACAAAGTGCGGCAACGTTACAAACGAACAAACCCTTAGCACCCCTGAGAGTGTTCATTTCTGAGCAGAAATCTGTGCTGCCTTCTGGCTTCCAGGACCTTCTCAGATCATTGCGTGTCCCTGATTTTCCAAAGTCCACACTGAAAAAGCGAG GCAGACCTCTCGACAAGGCGCACGTTTCAGACGTCCATCCTGACCGAAAAAACAATCACTGCAGGGAATGGAACGCGATAAAAGAAACGTTTTCTGAAATCTCAGCTGAAAAG GAGAGCAGAATTCCCATCtcgtttggttcagctcagccaggCAGCCCAGCGGCGTGCTCTGTGGGTAATGGACTGCGTCAGAATTGCACTGTTACTCCCCCTCCCAGACTGCACAGCTTGGGAAAAGTGTCTCTGCCCGTGTGTGAGGATCGAACGCCCACGCTTCTTGAGAAAGAGGACCTTCAGACGTCTGACATCAGGTCCCAAATCGCCAAGATTGAGCAGCTCCTCTCTTCGGAAGGTCACAGACCTCAAAAAAGATGTAGGGTAGATGAGTTCTAG
- the LOC113635723 gene encoding myosin-3 isoform X4, with the protein MTNERSESLTAVRKQFQAQIQGIEEEKGKHQLSAELKDKEISSLKEELKSLQLSKYSSEKKLSELEQKVQLQSQVRDSHLNQLGEVEKRFRTISRQCAVVRQVHEKLEQNVEEAMRINEKIVSINKKQESTIAALKKDVERLNSELVKSKVVSICRSGDKSAYCLLKAQELQELKHRLTVETELNKKMRNEIAVERAEKKELMHTLQHAQELLQTQTQAVSRTEQQLHIHTEEYQVLKREHEMVREMSKEKEDRLVRLIDDYKRTKTILEEEIETLHAKMQADQEELKAVKKSCDHLHEKHQQRSSLLVHQAREIHGLEKDDSDIQTNSPTSLNCDIDVDRDTSLDGEACQASPRNNCEHMRHCKEDEDIPDERTAECQEAAIGGENDEVNVRSQMDRTTLALLPSEGLEALAPDQSETSERVGGTDVTNQQIDPAVKQEAGVRESAPVLRVFANGSPSDTVQSYTEICLAKLSEPQTRSVYGVASDPVTSEPRVMLAEMNLCVYERQECQTPDKHTSETSQDGDLKGVELQFVAPEINKAPCALTNSDSKPRIEEAVIFVEDSKEPGHADNRSPTNYGQSGVATSSPQQSIIPQESEVSHEELSLILTTASISDTSFSQLQGSPDILEDMDNHTSVTKAKCISESKSNAVSYPAESSSQSTVFIMANIAEDQDGNKTDDVCTSALSAQSNVQNAEASPDPQISNTQNDPVFSEEANDAEVQISGIEPDNNDGSHRCGSSRVLDAPLKETTDAQMNGPQSAATLQTNKPLAPLRVFISEQKSVLPSGFQDLLRSLRVPDFPKSTLKKRGRPLDKAHVSDVHPDRKNNHCREWNAIKETFSEISAEKESRIPISFGSAQPGSPAACSVGNGLRQNCTVTPPPRLHSLGKVSLPVCEDRTPTLLEKEDLQTSDIRSQIAKIEQLLSSEGHRPQKRCRVDEF; encoded by the exons ATGACAAACGAACGATCCGAATCCCTCACTGCTGTTAGAAAGCAG TTTCAGGCTCAGATTCAAGgaatagaagaagaaaag GGGAAACACCAACTGAGTGCTGAATTAAAGGACAAAGAGATTAGCAGCCTAAAGGAAGAGTTGAAGTCGCTGCAG TTGTCCAAGTACAGTTCGGAGAAGAAATTAAGCGAGCTG GAGCAGAAGGTGCAGCTGCAGTCTCAGGTGAGGGACAGCCATCTGAATCAGCTGGGAGAGGTGGAGAAGCGTTTTAGGACGATATCAAGGCAGTGTGCCGTGGTCAGACAGGTGCATGAGAAACTGGAGCAGAACG TCGAGGAGGCAATGCGGATTAACGAGAAAATTGTGTCCatcaacaaaaaacaagaatctACAATTGCTGCCCTGAAAAAG GATGTGGAGAGGCTAAACAGTGAGCTGGTAAAAAGCAAAGTCGTGTCCATCTGCAGATCCGGAGACAAAAGTGCTTATTGCCTCCTGAAAGCCCAGGAACTGCAGGAGCTTAAACACAGGCTGACTGTg GAGACTGAACTGAATAAGAAGATGAGAAATGAAATTGCTGTAGAAAGAGCAGAGAAGAAG gagctTATGCACACCCTCCAACATGCACAGGAGCTGCTACAGACCCAGACGCAGGCTGTGAGCCGAACTGAGcaacagctccacatacacacagaggagtACCAG GTCCTTAAACGAGAACATGAAATGGTCCGAGAGATGAGTAAAGAAAAAGAGGACAGACTTGTGCGCTTGATCGACGACTACAAACGTACCAAAACGATTTTGGAAGAAGAG ATAGAGACTCTTCATGCAAAGATGCAGGCAGACCAGGAAGAGCTGAAAGCTGTTAAAAAGTCATGTGATCATCTTCATGAGAAACACCAACAACGATCCTCTCTTCTGGTACATCAAGCAAGAGAAATTCATGGCTTGGAG aagGATGACTCTGACATCCAAACAAATTCTCCTACCAGCTTAAACTGTGATATTGATGTAGACAGGGACACGTCTTTAGATGGAGAAGCCTGTCAAGCCAGTCCTCGGAATAACTGTGAGCATATGAGGCATTGCAAAGAAGATGAAGACATTCCAG ATGAAAGGACTGCTGAGTGTCAAGAAGCGGCAATAGGCGGAGAAAACGATGAGGTTAATGTTCGTTCACAGATGGATCGAACAACTCTGGCGCTTCTGCCTTCAGAAGGCCTTGAGGCTTTGGCTCCAGATCAGTCAGAGACAAGTGAGAGAGTCGGTGGAACTGATGTGACAAATCAGCAGATAGATCCAGCTGTCAAACAAGAAGCTGGCGTCCGTGAAAGCGCCCCAGTGCTCAGAGTGTTTGCTAATGGTTCCCCTTCAGACACAGTGCAAAGTTATACAGAAATCTGTCTCGCTAAGCTATCAGAACCCCAAACCAGGTCTGTTTATGGTGTGGCCAGTGACCCGGTGACGTCTGAACCCAGGGTTATGCTAGCGGAGATGAATCTGTGTGTCTATGAAAGACAAGAGTGCCAGACACCAGATAAACACACATCCGAGACATCTCAGGACGGTGACTTGAAAGGAGTCGAGCTTCAATTTGTAGCACCTGAGATAAATAAGGCTCCCTGTGCCTTAACAAATAGTGATAGTAAACCTCGCATTGAAGAAGCAGTCATTTTTGTGGAAGACAGTAAAGAACCAGGACATGCAGATAACAGGAGTCCTACAAATTACGGACAATCAGGCGTAGCGACTTCAAGTCCACAGCAGAGCATCATTCCTCAAGAGTCAGAAGTTTCTCATGAAGAACTTTCTCTAATACTAACCACTGCCTCCATTTCTGACACATCCTTTAGTCAATTACAAGGAAGTCCTGACATTTTGGAAGATATGGACAACCACACCAGCGTCACTAAGGCAAAATGTATCTCAGAATCCAAGTCGAATGCCGTTTCCTATCCTGCCGAATCTTCCTCTCAGAGCACTGTGTTTATCATGGCTAACATTGCAGAAGATCAAGATGGAAATAAAACAGACGATGTCTGTACTTCTGCTTTATCTGCGCAGAGCAACGTGCAAAATGCAGAAGCATCTCCAGATCCACagatctcaaacacacagaatgaTCCTGTGTTCAGCGAAGAAGCAAATGATGCAGAAGTGCAAATTAGTGGCATAGAACCTGATAACAATGATGGAAGCCATAGATGTGGGTCATCTCGTGTGTTGGACGCGCCTTTGAAAGAAACAACGGATGCACAAATGAATGGTCCACAAAGTGCGGCAACGTTACAAACGAACAAACCCTTAGCACCCCTGAGAGTGTTCATTTCTGAGCAGAAATCTGTGCTGCCTTCTGGCTTCCAGGACCTTCTCAGATCATTGCGTGTCCCTGATTTTCCAAAGTCCACACTGAAAAAGCGAG GCAGACCTCTCGACAAGGCGCACGTTTCAGACGTCCATCCTGACCGAAAAAACAATCACTGCAGGGAATGGAACGCGATAAAAGAAACGTTTTCTGAAATCTCAGCTGAAAAG GAGAGCAGAATTCCCATCtcgtttggttcagctcagccaggCAGCCCAGCGGCGTGCTCTGTGGGTAATGGACTGCGTCAGAATTGCACTGTTACTCCCCCTCCCAGACTGCACAGCTTGGGAAAAGTGTCTCTGCCCGTGTGTGAGGATCGAACGCCCACGCTTCTTGAGAAAGAGGACCTTCAGACGTCTGACATCAGGTCCCAAATCGCCAAGATTGAGCAGCTCCTCTCTTCGGAAGGTCACAGACCTCAAAAAAGATGTAGGGTAGATGAGTTCTAG
- the LOC113635723 gene encoding myosin-3 isoform X1, which translates to MEFSADIETHLLGAVPDLDRDNYKLKSSDVVPETDSGIISVQLLEFKTSLLEAVEELYIHRDAETRHEAQVCKLVLEKQELEWQKESLQNQISRMTNERSESLTAVRKQFQAQIQGIEEEKGKHQLSAELKDKEISSLKEELKSLQLSKYSSEKKLSELEQKVQLQSQVRDSHLNQLGEVEKRFRTISRQCAVVRQVHEKLEQNVEEAMRINEKIVSINKKQESTIAALKKDVERLNSELVKSKVVSICRSGDKSAYCLLKAQELQELKHRLTVETELNKKMRNEIAVERAEKKELMHTLQHAQELLQTQTQAVSRTEQQLHIHTEEYQVLKREHEMVREMSKEKEDRLVRLIDDYKRTKTILEEEIETLHAKMQADQEELKAVKKSCDHLHEKHQQRSSLLVHQAREIHGLEKDDSDIQTNSPTSLNCDIDVDRDTSLDGEACQASPRNNCEHMRHCKEDEDIPDERTAECQEAAIGGENDEVNVRSQMDRTTLALLPSEGLEALAPDQSETSERVGGTDVTNQQIDPAVKQEAGVRESAPVLRVFANGSPSDTVQSYTEICLAKLSEPQTRSVYGVASDPVTSEPRVMLAEMNLCVYERQECQTPDKHTSETSQDGDLKGVELQFVAPEINKAPCALTNSDSKPRIEEAVIFVEDSKEPGHADNRSPTNYGQSGVATSSPQQSIIPQESEVSHEELSLILTTASISDTSFSQLQGSPDILEDMDNHTSVTKAKCISESKSNAVSYPAESSSQSTVFIMANIAEDQDGNKTDDVCTSALSAQSNVQNAEASPDPQISNTQNDPVFSEEANDAEVQISGIEPDNNDGSHRCGSSRVLDAPLKETTDAQMNGPQSAATLQTNKPLAPLRVFISEQKSVLPSGFQDLLRSLRVPDFPKSTLKKRGRPLDKAHVSDVHPDRKNNHCREWNAIKETFSEISAEKESRIPISFGSAQPGSPAACSVGNGLRQNCTVTPPPRLHSLGKVSLPVCEDRTPTLLEKEDLQTSDIRSQIAKIEQLLSSEGHRPQKRCRVDEF; encoded by the exons atggagtttagcgctgacatTGAAACGCATCTTCTCGGGGCTGTG CCTGACCTGGATCGTGATAACTACAAACTGAAGTCGTCAGACGTTGTACCCGAAACGGACAGTGGAATAATTTCAGTACAGCTTCTTGAATTTAAGACGAGCCTCCTGGAAGCAGTGGAGGAACTGTACATTCACAGG GATGCTGAGACACGTCACGAGGCTCAGGTCTGTAAACTCGTCCTGGAGAAGCAAGAACTAGAGTGGCAGAAG GAGTCTTTACAAAATCAAATCAGCAGGATGACAAACGAACGATCCGAATCCCTCACTGCTGTTAGAAAGCAG TTTCAGGCTCAGATTCAAGgaatagaagaagaaaag GGGAAACACCAACTGAGTGCTGAATTAAAGGACAAAGAGATTAGCAGCCTAAAGGAAGAGTTGAAGTCGCTGCAG TTGTCCAAGTACAGTTCGGAGAAGAAATTAAGCGAGCTG GAGCAGAAGGTGCAGCTGCAGTCTCAGGTGAGGGACAGCCATCTGAATCAGCTGGGAGAGGTGGAGAAGCGTTTTAGGACGATATCAAGGCAGTGTGCCGTGGTCAGACAGGTGCATGAGAAACTGGAGCAGAACG TCGAGGAGGCAATGCGGATTAACGAGAAAATTGTGTCCatcaacaaaaaacaagaatctACAATTGCTGCCCTGAAAAAG GATGTGGAGAGGCTAAACAGTGAGCTGGTAAAAAGCAAAGTCGTGTCCATCTGCAGATCCGGAGACAAAAGTGCTTATTGCCTCCTGAAAGCCCAGGAACTGCAGGAGCTTAAACACAGGCTGACTGTg GAGACTGAACTGAATAAGAAGATGAGAAATGAAATTGCTGTAGAAAGAGCAGAGAAGAAG gagctTATGCACACCCTCCAACATGCACAGGAGCTGCTACAGACCCAGACGCAGGCTGTGAGCCGAACTGAGcaacagctccacatacacacagaggagtACCAG GTCCTTAAACGAGAACATGAAATGGTCCGAGAGATGAGTAAAGAAAAAGAGGACAGACTTGTGCGCTTGATCGACGACTACAAACGTACCAAAACGATTTTGGAAGAAGAG ATAGAGACTCTTCATGCAAAGATGCAGGCAGACCAGGAAGAGCTGAAAGCTGTTAAAAAGTCATGTGATCATCTTCATGAGAAACACCAACAACGATCCTCTCTTCTGGTACATCAAGCAAGAGAAATTCATGGCTTGGAG aagGATGACTCTGACATCCAAACAAATTCTCCTACCAGCTTAAACTGTGATATTGATGTAGACAGGGACACGTCTTTAGATGGAGAAGCCTGTCAAGCCAGTCCTCGGAATAACTGTGAGCATATGAGGCATTGCAAAGAAGATGAAGACATTCCAG ATGAAAGGACTGCTGAGTGTCAAGAAGCGGCAATAGGCGGAGAAAACGATGAGGTTAATGTTCGTTCACAGATGGATCGAACAACTCTGGCGCTTCTGCCTTCAGAAGGCCTTGAGGCTTTGGCTCCAGATCAGTCAGAGACAAGTGAGAGAGTCGGTGGAACTGATGTGACAAATCAGCAGATAGATCCAGCTGTCAAACAAGAAGCTGGCGTCCGTGAAAGCGCCCCAGTGCTCAGAGTGTTTGCTAATGGTTCCCCTTCAGACACAGTGCAAAGTTATACAGAAATCTGTCTCGCTAAGCTATCAGAACCCCAAACCAGGTCTGTTTATGGTGTGGCCAGTGACCCGGTGACGTCTGAACCCAGGGTTATGCTAGCGGAGATGAATCTGTGTGTCTATGAAAGACAAGAGTGCCAGACACCAGATAAACACACATCCGAGACATCTCAGGACGGTGACTTGAAAGGAGTCGAGCTTCAATTTGTAGCACCTGAGATAAATAAGGCTCCCTGTGCCTTAACAAATAGTGATAGTAAACCTCGCATTGAAGAAGCAGTCATTTTTGTGGAAGACAGTAAAGAACCAGGACATGCAGATAACAGGAGTCCTACAAATTACGGACAATCAGGCGTAGCGACTTCAAGTCCACAGCAGAGCATCATTCCTCAAGAGTCAGAAGTTTCTCATGAAGAACTTTCTCTAATACTAACCACTGCCTCCATTTCTGACACATCCTTTAGTCAATTACAAGGAAGTCCTGACATTTTGGAAGATATGGACAACCACACCAGCGTCACTAAGGCAAAATGTATCTCAGAATCCAAGTCGAATGCCGTTTCCTATCCTGCCGAATCTTCCTCTCAGAGCACTGTGTTTATCATGGCTAACATTGCAGAAGATCAAGATGGAAATAAAACAGACGATGTCTGTACTTCTGCTTTATCTGCGCAGAGCAACGTGCAAAATGCAGAAGCATCTCCAGATCCACagatctcaaacacacagaatgaTCCTGTGTTCAGCGAAGAAGCAAATGATGCAGAAGTGCAAATTAGTGGCATAGAACCTGATAACAATGATGGAAGCCATAGATGTGGGTCATCTCGTGTGTTGGACGCGCCTTTGAAAGAAACAACGGATGCACAAATGAATGGTCCACAAAGTGCGGCAACGTTACAAACGAACAAACCCTTAGCACCCCTGAGAGTGTTCATTTCTGAGCAGAAATCTGTGCTGCCTTCTGGCTTCCAGGACCTTCTCAGATCATTGCGTGTCCCTGATTTTCCAAAGTCCACACTGAAAAAGCGAG GCAGACCTCTCGACAAGGCGCACGTTTCAGACGTCCATCCTGACCGAAAAAACAATCACTGCAGGGAATGGAACGCGATAAAAGAAACGTTTTCTGAAATCTCAGCTGAAAAG GAGAGCAGAATTCCCATCtcgtttggttcagctcagccaggCAGCCCAGCGGCGTGCTCTGTGGGTAATGGACTGCGTCAGAATTGCACTGTTACTCCCCCTCCCAGACTGCACAGCTTGGGAAAAGTGTCTCTGCCCGTGTGTGAGGATCGAACGCCCACGCTTCTTGAGAAAGAGGACCTTCAGACGTCTGACATCAGGTCCCAAATCGCCAAGATTGAGCAGCTCCTCTCTTCGGAAGGTCACAGACCTCAAAAAAGATGTAGGGTAGATGAGTTCTAG